In Gemmatimonadota bacterium, the sequence GGACTGGCAGACGACGTACTAGGCCGCCGGATGAACCTCTGGCAGATCTTCGCTCGCGCCCGTCATCTCTACCCGGTGAGTACCGCGGTTGTCGATGGCGGGCGTCACCTTTCCTACCGCGACACCGGCGCCCGGGTGGATGCCCTGGCGGGGTGGCTCCGGGCCAAGGGGGTGGCCCCGGGCGACCGGGTGGCCACCCTGCTCCCGAACTCCCTGCCCTGCTTCGAGGCCTACTTTGCCGCCGCCGGCCTCGGCGCGATCCTGGTCCCGCTCAACACCCGGCTCCACCCCGACGAACTCGGCTTCATCCTGCGCGACAGCGGCAGCCGGGTGCTGCTCGCCGATCCCTCCCTCGGCGAGCTGGTCGGGGCGGTACTCGCGCGGGAGACCCCGGTGCAGTGTCTGCTCTCGAGCGCCTCCCCCTTCCCCACCCCAACGCGGGGGCCCGCCGGCGCGTATCCCGACCCGGATGGCCGGCCGTTCGCGCCGGCCCTGCCACCGGCCGACGCGGTGGCGCATCTGTACTACACCAGCGGCACCACGGGCCAGCCCAAGGGCGTCATGCTGACCCACCGGAACGTGTCCGCCCACGCCGTGGCCGCGGTCGCGGAGCTGGGGCTGACCGACCGGGACACCTGGGCCCACATCGCGCCGATGTTCCACCTGGCGGACGCCTGGGCCACCTTCGCGATCACCCTGGTGGGCGGCCGCCACGTGATGCTGCCGCGCTTCGAGCCGGAGGCGGCACTGGCGCTGATCGCGCAGGAGCGCATCACCCTGACCAACCTGGTGCCCACCATGCTCAACCTCATGGTGAAGCACGAGGCCCGGCAGCGCTATGACTACCGGAGCCTGCGGCTGGTCCTGAGCGGAGGCGCGCCGATCGCGCCCGCGGTCGTGCGGGCCATCGTGGAGACCTTCGGGGCCGAGTACGTGCAGACCTATGGGATGACGGAGACCAGCCCGTACCTGACGCTGAGCCTGCTCAAGGCGCACCTGCGGGAGCGCAGCGCCGAGGAGCAGTTCCGGTTCCGGGCCAAGACCGGCCGGCCCTTCCTGGCGGTGGAGCTGCGGGTGGTCCGGGAGGACGGCCTGCCGGTGGCCACGGATGAATCCGAGGCGGGGGAGATCCAGG encodes:
- a CDS encoding long-chain-fatty-acid--CoA ligase, whose product is MNLWQIFARARHLYPVSTAVVDGGRHLSYRDTGARVDALAGWLRAKGVAPGDRVATLLPNSLPCFEAYFAAAGLGAILVPLNTRLHPDELGFILRDSGSRVLLADPSLGELVGAVLARETPVQCLLSSASPFPTPTRGPAGAYPDPDGRPFAPALPPADAVAHLYYTSGTTGQPKGVMLTHRNVSAHAVAAVAELGLTDRDTWAHIAPMFHLADAWATFAITLVGGRHVMLPRFEPEAALALIAQERITLTNLVPTMLNLMVKHEARQRYDYRSLRLVLSGGAPIAPAVVRAIVETFGAEYVQTYGMTETSPYLTLSLLKAHLRERSAEEQFRFRAKTGRPFLAVELRVVREDGLPVATDESEAGEIQVRGETVTPGYWQRPEATRDAFTADGWLRTGDLAVEDGEGYVTIVDRKKDMIITGGEKVYSTEVEHVLYQHPAVLEAAVYGAPDAVWGEVVVAAVVARPGVALGESAVLDFCRERLTGFKVPRQVRFLAELPKTGSGKVLKRALRE